A genomic window from Ruminiclostridium cellulolyticum H10 includes:
- a CDS encoding GH36-type glycosyl hydrolase domain-containing protein, whose product MNYGYFDDCNKEYVITRPDTPTPWSNYLGSMEYGALITNNAAGYSFVKSGSEGRILRFRFNSVTQDMPGRFIYIKDQNSGDYWSASWQPTGKELSDYKSVCRHGTAYTVISSGYDKISSETLYYVPLGQNHEVWHFKIRNNDTKRRKISVFSYAEFTSDNSSMLDMENIQYTRFLSRTYFKDNYILQSLKELTEERVFRFFAASGGVKVSGYDGSREKFVGPYGSYSNPLALKNGYCSNSLNYTGNSCGSLQIDLELLPSTEKEIVFILGEGNEETAEMKVKHYKGGGVVEEELAQLKAYWHGKLEVFQVKTPDSAFNSMMNVWHSYECFVNTFWSRTASLIYSSLRNGFGYRDTMADIQSIMHLDSKLAGERLVTMLSGQVSNGGALPLVRFDHKPGAEPVPGSSEYQEKTGYKEYRCDDALWLFQAVPQYIRESGELDFLNKIIPYSDKGEDTVYLHLKKALNFSLERLGRHNLVLGIDTDWNDCLRLGENGESVFASFQLYLAICEFKKIALSNGNCEDVDWAETNRKKLYDSLQKYCWEDGQFIRGFTGDNQVIGSPKSKEAALWLNPQTWSVISGVATHDQAKKALDKVHDILKTKYGAMLFYPSTKTIGPPIFLMSLYPPGIKENASIFLMAEAWIIQAEAMMGHGNRAWDYYNSTNPAAQNDSADLRHTEPYVYSQFIDGLESPNHGRSHGHWLTGSASSIMTAVVEEILGLKADYDGLIIDPCIPSEWKEFSMVRHFRGRKLNIIVQNSGGVEKGVKKISINDKTILNSCLIPLDCMEAVNTVQVIMG is encoded by the coding sequence ATGAATTACGGTTATTTTGATGATTGTAATAAGGAATATGTTATTACAAGACCCGATACACCTACTCCATGGTCAAATTATTTAGGATCAATGGAATATGGGGCTTTAATAACTAATAACGCAGCCGGCTATAGCTTCGTGAAATCCGGCTCTGAGGGGCGAATTTTACGTTTTCGGTTCAACTCAGTTACACAGGATATGCCAGGTAGGTTTATTTACATAAAGGATCAGAATTCGGGAGATTACTGGTCAGCCTCCTGGCAGCCGACAGGTAAGGAGTTGAGTGACTATAAATCGGTTTGTCGGCATGGTACAGCTTATACTGTAATTTCTTCAGGCTATGACAAAATTTCTTCCGAGACGCTTTACTACGTTCCGTTGGGTCAAAACCACGAGGTCTGGCATTTTAAAATAAGGAACAATGATACAAAAAGACGGAAAATATCTGTTTTCAGCTATGCGGAATTTACAAGTGATAATAGTTCCATGCTGGATATGGAGAATATCCAGTACACCCGGTTTCTAAGCCGTACGTATTTTAAGGACAACTACATACTACAGTCACTAAAAGAACTGACCGAGGAAAGGGTTTTTCGGTTCTTTGCCGCAAGCGGCGGAGTGAAGGTTTCAGGATATGATGGTTCAAGAGAAAAATTTGTAGGACCCTACGGGTCATACAGTAACCCTTTGGCACTGAAGAACGGATATTGCAGTAATTCGCTGAATTATACAGGAAACTCCTGTGGCTCTCTTCAAATAGATTTGGAATTATTGCCCAGTACCGAGAAGGAAATCGTTTTTATTCTTGGGGAGGGTAATGAAGAGACGGCTGAAATGAAGGTAAAGCATTACAAGGGCGGGGGAGTGGTTGAAGAGGAGCTGGCACAGTTAAAGGCATACTGGCATGGTAAGCTAGAAGTATTTCAGGTAAAAACGCCTGATTCTGCCTTTAACAGCATGATGAATGTATGGCACAGCTATGAATGCTTTGTGAATACCTTCTGGTCCAGAACAGCTTCCCTTATTTATTCAAGCCTGAGAAATGGCTTTGGTTACAGAGATACAATGGCAGATATTCAGAGTATTATGCATCTTGACAGTAAGCTTGCAGGTGAAAGATTGGTTACAATGTTATCGGGGCAGGTATCAAACGGGGGAGCTCTTCCTCTTGTAAGGTTTGATCATAAGCCCGGGGCCGAACCTGTTCCAGGTTCTTCAGAGTATCAAGAAAAGACAGGCTATAAGGAATATCGCTGTGATGATGCACTTTGGCTGTTTCAGGCTGTTCCCCAATACATAAGGGAAAGCGGTGAGCTTGATTTTCTCAACAAGATTATTCCCTACTCCGACAAAGGCGAAGATACTGTTTACCTGCATCTAAAGAAGGCTCTAAATTTTAGCCTTGAAAGATTGGGGCGGCATAACCTGGTACTGGGCATTGATACAGACTGGAACGATTGTCTGAGACTTGGAGAGAACGGAGAATCTGTTTTTGCCTCCTTTCAGCTTTATCTGGCAATATGTGAATTCAAAAAAATTGCACTGAGTAATGGGAACTGTGAGGATGTAGATTGGGCGGAAACGAACAGAAAAAAACTATATGACAGTCTACAGAAATATTGCTGGGAGGACGGCCAGTTTATAAGAGGCTTTACAGGGGACAATCAGGTAATTGGTTCGCCTAAAAGCAAGGAAGCTGCTTTGTGGCTGAATCCACAAACATGGTCAGTTATTAGTGGCGTTGCAACACATGACCAGGCCAAAAAAGCATTAGACAAAGTACACGATATCCTCAAAACCAAATACGGTGCAATGCTTTTCTATCCATCTACAAAGACGATTGGACCGCCTATATTCCTTATGAGCTTGTATCCACCCGGAATAAAGGAAAATGCCAGTATATTTTTAATGGCGGAAGCTTGGATTATCCAGGCAGAAGCTATGATGGGTCACGGAAACCGTGCATGGGATTACTATAACAGCACTAATCCTGCAGCTCAAAATGACTCGGCTGATTTACGCCATACAGAGCCGTATGTTTACAGTCAGTTTATTGATGGACTGGAAAGCCCGAACCACGGCAGATCTCACGGGCACTGGTTGACAGGTTCCGCATCATCTATAATGACTGCCGTAGTTGAAGAAATTTTGGGACTTAAAGCCGACTACGACGGCTTGATTATTGATCCGTGCATTCCATCGGAGTGGAAAGAATTTAGTATGGTCAGGCATTTCAGAGGAAGGAAACTGAATATTATTGTACAGAATTCCGGTGGTGTAGAAAAAGGTGTAAAAAAAATCAGCATAAACGATAAAACCATATTGAACAGCTGCCTTATCCCGCTAGATTGTATGGAGGCAGTAAATACTGTTCAGGTAATTATGGGTTGA
- a CDS encoding ABC transporter permease: MVINLLYKNTLKKIKKSFGRYISLFIIVMIGVGFFAGIQATTPDIIDVADKYYKESNLLDFKVVSTLGLTDQDVNAIKKLSNVGAVIPSYSLDVLDTDKATRVHAIEDKVNTFKLEDGRMPQKHDECIADSKTYKIGDKIKITSNTDKKLKIKEYTVTGIVRSVLYLAEDYGNTTIGDGKLSSFIFINKDNFILDAYTEIYLIAAGTDKTEAYSKEYDTEVSKLKDELLKIKSDRENARYQEIYTKADSEIRKNETKLNDEKKMGQKKLADAKATLDENAEKLEKGKSELIANEAELKRNTEKQNAEFASAKEKISAGWKDINNALDQNKIKKEEIDTKINELNSAIRVMKAQLSQLPVESQEYIRLNATINQYSEMQKGLLKLKQSITTLTAQEAKLDNGIDTFNSEIAKAKRKIEQGKIELAQNEKKLKDGYTEYSKNVEKFNTEIIDAQTKLTDAKKEVSDIEKPKWHIFGREAAGGYNELKSGIDVVTSVAALFPFFFILIVMLMASNSMVRMIEEERSELGTLTSLGYKDGSIISTYLFYVLSASGLGAVVGFFTGCGIIPPLIYSTFRFNLPPLVIKYSMGTFSIILLITFALMSIVTVVSCNKELKQKPSTLMRPVPPENGKTIVLERIKPLWGRLSFTWKVTLRNMFRYKKRAFMTIVGVAGCTALLLVGFGLRDSMNGVAEKQYGEIFRYDNMFILKNEIKNIQGDLENLLTREQVKEPLLLKQTALKCETKNKSYDAFLIVPANEDVFYKYFNLKTPSEGVQLTLNGSGVIITQKLSEVYNAGKGDTITVKDAENNSYKLTVTGVAENYTADYIYMNNQMYNRIFGKAASYNAIVSNHKTDETAFAEKLIDSGLVLNVVFNGDLIKKVLDSNESLNSIILLIVVVASLLAIIVLYNLTSINISERTREIATLKVLGFTDEETNGYIYREAFILTLISIGVGLVLGIYIHSLVIDVIGENSLVLFKKIKWLSFLLAALLTVIFSVVMQIVTYFKLQTIDMIESLKSVE; the protein is encoded by the coding sequence GTGGTGATTAATTTGCTGTATAAAAACACTCTTAAAAAAATAAAGAAATCCTTTGGAAGGTATATTTCCCTTTTTATTATAGTCATGATAGGTGTTGGTTTTTTTGCGGGAATACAAGCCACTACGCCTGATATTATAGACGTAGCGGATAAATATTATAAAGAAAGTAATCTTTTGGACTTTAAAGTAGTCAGTACATTAGGTTTGACTGACCAAGATGTTAATGCAATTAAGAAACTTAGTAATGTAGGTGCAGTTATACCAAGCTATTCCCTAGATGTTTTGGATACGGATAAAGCTACCAGAGTTCACGCAATAGAAGATAAGGTTAATACCTTCAAGCTTGAGGACGGCAGAATGCCTCAAAAACATGATGAGTGTATTGCAGATAGTAAAACTTACAAAATTGGCGACAAAATAAAAATTACAAGCAATACGGACAAAAAGCTAAAGATCAAGGAATATACCGTTACAGGTATAGTTCGATCAGTATTGTATCTTGCTGAAGATTATGGAAACACTACTATCGGTGACGGAAAGCTGTCCTCATTTATATTTATAAACAAGGATAATTTTATTTTAGATGCATATACGGAAATATATCTTATTGCAGCAGGCACAGATAAAACAGAAGCATATTCTAAAGAGTATGATACTGAAGTCTCAAAGCTCAAAGACGAACTTCTTAAAATAAAGTCAGACAGAGAAAATGCAAGATATCAGGAGATTTATACGAAAGCAGACAGTGAAATAAGAAAAAATGAAACAAAATTGAATGATGAAAAGAAAATGGGACAAAAGAAGCTGGCGGATGCAAAAGCTACTCTTGATGAAAATGCAGAGAAACTGGAAAAAGGAAAATCTGAACTTATTGCCAACGAGGCAGAACTTAAAAGAAATACCGAAAAGCAAAATGCGGAGTTTGCTTCCGCAAAAGAAAAAATATCGGCAGGCTGGAAGGATATAAATAATGCACTTGATCAAAATAAAATAAAAAAAGAAGAAATAGACACTAAAATTAATGAGCTGAATTCCGCCATTAGGGTAATGAAAGCACAGCTAAGTCAACTGCCCGTTGAAAGTCAGGAATATATCCGGCTCAATGCCACTATAAATCAATATTCCGAAATGCAAAAAGGCTTGCTAAAGTTAAAGCAATCAATAACTACATTAACCGCTCAAGAAGCAAAGCTGGATAACGGTATTGACACCTTTAATAGCGAAATCGCTAAAGCTAAAAGAAAAATAGAACAGGGTAAAATTGAATTAGCACAGAATGAAAAGAAATTGAAGGACGGATATACAGAATACAGTAAAAATGTGGAAAAATTTAATACAGAAATAATAGATGCACAGACAAAGCTAACAGATGCAAAAAAAGAAGTTTCTGATATTGAAAAGCCAAAATGGCACATATTTGGCAGAGAGGCGGCTGGGGGTTACAACGAATTAAAATCAGGTATCGATGTGGTTACTTCGGTTGCAGCACTATTTCCATTCTTTTTCATACTTATTGTTATGCTGATGGCATCAAACTCAATGGTACGGATGATAGAGGAAGAAAGAAGTGAGCTGGGTACATTAACCTCACTAGGGTACAAAGACGGCAGTATAATATCAACATATCTGTTCTATGTACTGTCTGCGTCTGGTTTGGGGGCAGTTGTAGGATTTTTCACTGGCTGTGGGATTATCCCTCCGTTGATTTACTCAACATTCAGGTTTAATCTGCCGCCCCTTGTTATTAAATACAGCATGGGAACATTTTCGATAATTTTACTTATTACCTTTGCTCTTATGAGCATAGTAACGGTTGTTTCATGCAACAAAGAGCTTAAGCAGAAGCCGTCGACGCTGATGCGCCCTGTTCCTCCTGAAAACGGTAAAACAATTGTTCTTGAAAGAATCAAGCCTCTGTGGGGGCGTTTGTCCTTTACTTGGAAGGTAACTTTGAGAAATATGTTCAGGTATAAAAAGAGAGCCTTTATGACAATTGTGGGGGTAGCAGGGTGTACGGCCCTTCTGCTTGTAGGTTTTGGTCTGAGGGACAGCATGAATGGCGTGGCGGAAAAGCAGTATGGAGAAATCTTCCGTTATGATAATATGTTTATTTTAAAAAATGAGATAAAAAATATACAAGGTGACTTGGAGAATCTTTTAACAAGGGAGCAAGTAAAAGAGCCACTTTTGCTTAAACAGACTGCTTTAAAATGCGAAACAAAGAATAAATCCTACGATGCTTTTTTAATAGTACCTGCTAATGAGGATGTATTTTATAAATATTTTAATCTCAAAACTCCTTCCGAGGGAGTACAGTTAACCCTGAATGGCAGCGGTGTTATTATTACGCAAAAACTGTCGGAGGTTTATAATGCGGGGAAAGGAGATACTATTACCGTAAAGGATGCCGAAAATAATTCTTATAAGTTGACCGTTACCGGTGTTGCAGAAAACTATACAGCTGATTATATTTATATGAACAATCAAATGTACAATAGGATTTTCGGCAAAGCCGCATCCTATAATGCAATTGTGTCAAATCATAAAACAGATGAAACGGCTTTTGCAGAAAAACTTATTGACAGCGGCTTAGTTTTAAATGTGGTGTTTAACGGGGACTTGATAAAGAAGGTTCTTGACAGCAACGAAAGCCTTAATAGTATAATTCTGTTGATTGTGGTAGTTGCCTCACTGTTAGCAATCATTGTTCTTTATAACCTGACATCGATAAATATAAGCGAGCGAACCCGAGAGATTGCAACACTAAAAGTACTTGGCTTTACCGATGAAGAAACAAACGGTTATATTTACCGTGAAGCCTTTATACTTACATTAATAAGTATTGGAGTAGGCTTGGTATTGGGAATTTATATCCATAGTTTAGTAATTGATGTAATTGGAGAAAACTCATTGGTGTTGTTCAAAAAAATAAAATGGCTAAGCTTTTTACTGGCAGCGTTACTTACTGTCATATTCTCTGTAGTAATGCAAATAGTAACTTATTTCAAATTGCAAACAATTGATATGATAGAATCACTGAAGTCAGTGGAATAG
- a CDS encoding ABC transporter ATP-binding protein — protein sequence MSLIRFENIKKEYVVGDVRITAVDNCSFSIEKGELVVILGPSGAGKTTVLNLLGGMDSPSGGKIKVDGNEIHKYNKRKLVDYRRRDIGFVFQFYNLVGNLTALENVELACQICPDSLNPKTVLEQVGLSDRMGNFPSQLSGGEQQRVAIARAIAKNPKLLLCDEPTGALDSVTGQRIIELLQKTCKEMGMTTVLITHNAVIADIADKIIKIKNGTVVDVIRNENPKKAAEIVW from the coding sequence ATGTCACTTATAAGATTTGAAAATATTAAGAAGGAATATGTAGTAGGTGATGTCAGGATTACGGCAGTTGATAATTGTTCTTTTTCCATAGAAAAAGGTGAGTTGGTTGTCATACTTGGGCCGTCAGGAGCAGGGAAAACGACAGTTTTAAATCTGCTTGGAGGTATGGATAGCCCAAGTGGCGGAAAAATAAAGGTTGATGGTAATGAAATTCATAAATATAACAAAAGGAAACTGGTAGATTACAGACGTAGGGATATAGGATTTGTATTTCAGTTTTATAATCTTGTGGGGAATCTCACTGCACTTGAAAATGTTGAGCTTGCCTGTCAGATATGCCCTGATTCACTTAATCCAAAAACGGTTTTAGAACAGGTAGGACTATCTGATCGTATGGGAAACTTTCCAAGTCAATTATCGGGAGGAGAGCAGCAGAGAGTAGCTATAGCACGGGCAATTGCAAAAAACCCAAAGTTACTTTTATGTGATGAACCAACAGGTGCGTTAGACAGCGTAACAGGTCAGCGGATTATTGAGCTTTTACAAAAAACCTGTAAGGAAATGGGTATGACCACAGTTTTAATTACTCACAATGCAGTTATTGCAGATATTGCAGATAAGATTATAAAAATAAAAAACGGTACGGTCGTGGACGTAATTAGAAACGAAAATCCTAAAAAAGCCGCAGAGATTGTGTGGTGA